In the Alteromonas sp. M12 genome, one interval contains:
- a CDS encoding 5-formyltetrahydrofolate cyclo-ligase, giving the protein MLENKSHLRKQFRQLRRNLSAEQQKLASRDALQTVIKHQILEHANHIALYLDQDGELSCTDIIDWCWQNGKTTYLPVLDPSRENYLIFIRYAADTKMRKNRFNIPEPVISSSQVKAVPQLDCIFLPLVAFDETGNRLGMGGGFYDRTLAEITSSPVKPQLIGYAHDCQQASNLSTESWDIPVHKIVTPSRVIST; this is encoded by the coding sequence TTGTTAGAAAACAAATCCCATTTACGTAAACAATTTCGTCAATTGCGCCGCAACCTATCTGCAGAGCAACAAAAACTAGCTAGTCGAGACGCGCTTCAGACTGTTATCAAACACCAAATACTGGAGCATGCCAATCACATTGCACTTTACCTTGACCAAGACGGAGAGTTGTCTTGTACCGACATTATTGATTGGTGTTGGCAAAATGGTAAAACAACCTATTTACCTGTTTTAGATCCATCCCGTGAGAATTATCTAATATTTATTCGATATGCTGCGGATACTAAAATGCGTAAAAATCGATTTAATATTCCTGAACCAGTTATCTCATCATCACAAGTTAAAGCAGTGCCACAACTCGATTGTATATTTTTACCTTTAGTCGCGTTTGATGAAACTGGCAATAGGTTGGGTATGGGCGGTGGATTTTATGATAGAACACTTGCTGAAATAACCTCCTCTCCGGTAAAACCGCAGCTTATTGGATACGCCCATGACTGTCAGCAAGCGTCCAATTTAAGCACCGAAAGTTGGGATATTCCGGTCCACAAAATAGTCACCCCCAGTCGCGTAATTTCAACCTAA
- the rpiA gene encoding ribose-5-phosphate isomerase RpiA codes for MTQDEKKRAAAEAAIKFVTDDSVIGVGTGSTVHYFISALEKVKHKIKGAVSSSDDSTAKLKAMGIEVFDLNSVDNFDIYVDGADEITKHKHMIKGGGAALTREKIVAAVAKKFVCIIDDSKQVPVLGAFPLPVEVIPMARSFVARELVKLGGDPEYRQGVITDNGNVILDVHNLKILNPVELEKQINQIPGVVTNGLFAMRAADIVLVATDTEVIEID; via the coding sequence ATGACTCAAGATGAAAAAAAACGAGCCGCTGCCGAAGCCGCGATCAAATTTGTTACTGACGATAGTGTTATTGGTGTAGGCACGGGATCAACCGTGCATTATTTTATAAGCGCACTGGAAAAAGTAAAACATAAGATTAAAGGTGCGGTTTCTAGCTCTGATGATTCAACGGCAAAACTGAAGGCAATGGGAATCGAAGTGTTTGATCTCAACTCAGTAGACAATTTTGACATTTATGTTGATGGGGCAGATGAAATAACCAAACATAAACATATGATCAAAGGCGGTGGTGCAGCGTTAACAAGAGAAAAAATTGTGGCCGCTGTAGCTAAAAAGTTTGTCTGTATTATTGATGACAGCAAACAAGTGCCGGTTTTAGGTGCCTTTCCATTGCCAGTTGAGGTAATCCCGATGGCACGTTCGTTTGTTGCCCGAGAATTAGTAAAATTAGGTGGCGATCCTGAATACCGTCAAGGTGTGATTACCGACAATGGTAATGTCATTCTTGATGTGCACAATTTAAAAATTCTTAATCCAGTTGAATTGGAAAAACAAATTAATCAGATTCCAGGGGTTGTCACCAATGGACTGTTCGCCATGCGTGCAGCAGATATCGTATTAGTCGCCACAGACACCGAAGTAATTGAGATTGATTAG